The Temnothorax longispinosus isolate EJ_2023e chromosome 4, Tlon_JGU_v1, whole genome shotgun sequence genome has a window encoding:
- the Pop1 gene encoding ribonucleases P/MRP protein subunit POP1, translating to MKKKQFDEFLGGFQSLPHEVSIMNFISSRAYEISAMTSSIENPKQTKLIFQKLPVYMRRRVMSHNVKRLPRRLREAHLAQMAKSGNGKDLPSINKRLSRKYRRRPHNLLSEYSCRQRNKIWLDTHIWHAKRFHMIDKWRYRIASHSNDKCFKANYRSAAKYCLLQDISYYTCIEITGEENLLKTTLRAHCNPSKLTFVAKKYINGHGEGTLMFFRKDGYPRFPIGNVTFFWRPNKSNIQTDIKTIWIWVHPAFYDDFLSEIIASFEFKQNKAEQDATDIIHNLNHLYTNDAGCKMIILRNTLNRFRLHGTLTLNVLTQALKLPSLNKLNLCSDFTVLKDDDSSLSSKTIDMSKISVDNNVLQPTEEMAIDEINEENTTISKYLNIELSKKTWYISYYKKQENMEAFKVQEQLWQIFKSLESPNHLPTNMIIGVTVLDPRFYLPEKRTKCNTEVTETFSRSIPIDRPITNSNCSPIWDSEIRHIVSSSCMPISIINKLRSECLVPGVSNDQYYNEDIMAKIPILLIQKSGTITGFGSGIDVIVPAKWAMPFWLAFLMQCSRVGGLQESKSIAFESLNLDTPDINDPDSPAYTREALITKEELTKKYFRYPPNRRVNFVKLGISSPFFCDWKNLTKDWSGNEDFYVLRNRELLLLLQADICPAKSRNSKLLIENTQSNIPDLNDYKNCLIRVQISMVGKGSPKKFAIICMPTFEDLKMFENNKKWLGPVEKCHSDSNEKIRKTLRKNHLILLKRLRRQRVRWNRASKNNALKLLKESTGKLNEDKRTTVLSHCKIISDQSVKMSELYLSKCTEVRHSCDREVMGYITLGNFSFSQAKSIGIGYIALPSLLRMIDEKSNTVLIRNIQTRQYRLAELNILDV from the exons ATGAAGAAGAAGCAATTTGATGAGTTTTTGGGAGGGTTCCAGTCGCTCCCTCATGAGGTGTCTATTATGAACTTTATCTCTTCACGAGCCTATGAAATTTCTGCGATGACATCTTCGATAg AAAATCCTAAACAAACCaagttaatatttcaaaagctGCCTGTATATATGCGTAGACGTGTCATGTCTCATAATGTCAAAAGATTGCCACGTAGATTGCGAGAGGCACATTTGGCACAAATGGCAAAATCAGGAAATGGCAAAGATTTACCATCAATAAACAAGCGACTATCTCGAAAGTATCGTAGAAGACCACACAATTTACTTTCTGAATACAGTTGCAGACAACGTAATAAAATCTGGTTAGACACACACATCTGGCACGCAAAACGTTTTCACATGATTGACAAATGGAGATATAGAATTGCGAGTCATTCAAACGACAAGTGTTTTAAAGCTAATTATCGATCTGCCGCAAAATATTGCCTTCTACAAGATATTTCTTACTACACTTGCATTGAGATAACAGGGGAGGAAAACTTATTAAAGACAACTTTAAGAGCGCATTGTAATCCATCTAAGTTAACTTTTGtagcgaaaaaatatattaatggcCATGGGGAAGGTACTCTGATGTTCTTCAGGAAAGATGGTTACCCACGTTTTCCTATTGGTAATGTGACTTTTTTCTGGCGACCAAACAAATCAAATATCCAAACAGATATTAAAACTATTTGGATTTGGGTACATCCTGCTTTTTACGACGATTTTCTTAGTGAAATTATAGCAAGTTTTGAATTTAAGCAGAACAAGGCTGAGCAAGATGCAACCGATATTATCCAcaatttaaatcatttatacACGAATGATGCAGGTTGTAAAATGATCATATTaagaaatacattaaataGATTTCGACTTCATGGGACATTGACTCTAAATGTATTAACACAGGCATTAAAATTGCCgtccttaaataaattaaatctttgcTCGGATTTCACTGTTCTAAAAGATGACGATAGCTCGTTAAGCAGCAAAACGATAGATATGAGTAAAATATCAGTAGACAACAATGTTCTGCAGCCTACGGAAGAGATGGCAAttgatgaaataaatgaagaaaatactacaatttccaaatatttgaatatagaACTTAGTAAAAAGACATGGTATATTAGTTACtataaaaaacaagaaaatatgGAGGCTTTCAAGGTGCAAGAACAATTGTGGCAAATATTCAAGTCTTTGGAATCGCCAAATCACTTGCCAACAAATATGATTATTGGAGTAACTGTTTTAGATCCACGCTTCTACTTACCTgagaaaagaacaaaatgtAATACTGAAGTAACAGAAACATTTTCTCGATCAATTCCTATTGATCGGCCAATAACTAATTCCAACTGTTCTCCTATTTGGGATTCAGAAATACGCCATATTGTAAGCAGTTCTTGCATGCCCATAAGCATTATAAATAAGCTTAGAAGTGAATGTCTTGTACCTGGTGTATCAAATGACCAATATTATAATGAGGATATTATGGCAAAAATACCTATACttcttattcagaaatctGGAACTATTACAG GTTTTGGTTCTGGAATAGATGTTATTGTACCAGCCAAATGGGCAATGCCGTTTTGGCTTGCATTCTTAATGCAATGTTCAAGAGTAGGTGGGCTTCAAGAATCAAAATCGATAGCTTTTGAAAGTTTGAATCTAGATACACCCGATATTAACGATCCTGATAGTCCTGCGTATACGAGAGAGGCATTGATTACAAAAGAGGAAttgactaaaaaatatttccgttaTCCACCAAATAGAAGAGTTAATTTTGTCAAGCTCGGAATTTCTAGTCCTTTCTTTTGCGACTGGAAAAATTTGACGAAAGACTGGTCGGGCAACGAAGACTTTTATGTTCTAAGGAATCGCGAGCTCTTGTTACTTTTACAAGCAGATATTTGTCCTGCCAAAAgtagaaattcaaaattacttATCGAAAATACGCAATCTAATATTCCAgatttaaatgattataaaaattgcctGATACGCGTTCAAATATCTATGGTGGGAAAAGGATCGCCAAAAAAATTCGCAATCATATGTATGCCGACATTCGAAGATTTGAAGATGTTTGAAAACAATAAGAAATGGCTTGGGCCTGTAGAAAAATGTCACAGTGATTCGAACGAAAAAATTCGTAAAACATTACGAAAGAATCatttaatactattaaaaCGATTAAGGCGACAAAGAGTTCGATGGAATCGAGCGTCAAAAAATAATGCGTTGAAGTTACTGAAAGAATCTACTGGAAAGTTGAACGAAGATAAACGTACAACAGTCTTATCTCactgtaaaattatatctgatcAATCGGTAAAAATGTCAGAATTGTATCTTTCAAAATGTACAGAAGTTCGTCATTCTTGCGATAGAGAAGTTATGGGATATATAACATTAGGGAACTTTTCGTTCAGCCAAGCAAAGAGTATCGGCATCGGATATATCGCATTGCCTTCATTACTCAGAATGATTGACGAAAAATCTAACACCGTTCTTATCAGAAATATTCAAACGCGACAATACAGATTagcagaattaaatatattagatgtttga
- the LOC139812352 gene encoding uncharacterized protein, which yields MVRTFRRKTTPVDKEQLKKAVLVRKDKMSVSAAAKQFDVRRTTLNDWLKKNNDEIENLDDVVVLHKGHISVMDSEKTLVEYLVHCNDMYLGLSAKETRGFAFDLTKKLNLKVPASWEAARMAGEDWLERHLILSIRKPETTSLARATSFNRTNVESSLRC from the exons ATGGTACGCACGTTTCGTCGCAAAACGACTCCCGTCGACAAGGAGCAACTCAAGAAGGCAGTTCTTgtgagaaaagataaaatgagCGTTTCCGCAGCCGCAAAACAATTCGATGTCCGGAGAACCACGTTGAACGACTGGTTGAAGAAGAACAACGATGAGATAGAAAACTTGGATGACGTGGTCGTACTACATAAAGGACATATCTCG GTTATGGACTCTGAAAAGACTTTAGTGGAATACTTAGTACATTGCAACGATATGTACCTTGGGCTATCTGCGAAGGAAACCCGCGGTTTTGCCTTTGATTTaaccaaaaaattgaatcTGAAGGTACCAGCATCGTGGGAAGCCGCTCGCATGGCCGGTGAAGATTGGCTCGAACGACATCTAATATTATCCATACGCAAACCAGAAACGACAAGTTTAGCACGTGCCACTAGTTTCAATCGAACAAATGTAGAAAGTTCTTTGCGCTGCTAA
- the LOC139812351 gene encoding uncharacterized protein, whose protein sequence is MAMRCIVVLVAVWAVIYAQAESEPVGQDPQQTLVAPTASSEIAPLKSETVSGEVTEIQSRNKRAPILLKKALLGGALLGAGALGAGALGAGVLGAGVLGAGLYKAKYLAGGYGGYGGYGGYGGHGGYGGYGGYGGHGGYGGYGGYGGYGGYGYSHSYPNYHYHYHNHPHYHNYYPHYHHYSYGPGYGYW, encoded by the exons ATGGCGATGAGGTGCATTGTAGTGCTGGTCGCCGTGTGGGCTGTAATCTACGCTCAAGCAGAGTCCGAACCCGTTGGCCAGGATCCGCAGCAGACGTTGGTGGCACCTACAGCATCATCGGAAATCGCGCCGCTGAAATCGGAAACGGTGTCGGGCGAGGTGACCGAGATACAGTCGCGTAACAAAAGAGCGCCGATCCTTCTGAAAAAGGCTCTTTTGGGTGGTGCTCTCCTCGGTGCCGGAGCCTTGGGTGCTGGAGCTCTGGGTGCCGGAGTTCTCGGCGCTGGAGTTCTCGGTGCTGGATTGTACAAGGCTAAATA CCTTGCTGGCGGATATGGTGGATATGGCGGATATGGTGGATATGGCGGACATGGCGGATATGGTGGATATGGCGGATATGGCGGACATGGTGGATATGGCGGATATGGTGGATATGGTGGATACGGCGGATACGGATATTCCCACAGTTATCCCAACTACCATTATCATTACCATAACCATCCCCATTATCATAATTACTATCCTCATTACCACCATTACAGTTACGGACCAGGTTACGGCTATTGGTAA